The Malus domestica chromosome 10, GDT2T_hap1 genome contains a region encoding:
- the LOC103446392 gene encoding nonsense-mediated mRNA decay factor SMG7-like: protein MKAISPLPLKDQGDRPKFLIEVATKENRLWGVVHSKGLLNSEVQDLYCEVRSGYENLILSDHEQLEFQDIEYSLWKLHYKHIDEFRKRLKGSSVNAESKNMVVLRNDIHVEGFKLFLSEAIEFYQNMIGKISKRKRLPEESVINRKGGGDLTFAEHKKMQKCQFLCHRFLVCLGDLARYREQYEKPDVQTRNWSVAATHYLEAAATWSDSGNPHNQLAVLATYIGDEFLALYHCIRSLAVKEPFPDARGNLILLFERSRSSHVYSPSSEAHFNFLNPSERTSVQTTSQSSDDTKLWSLIIGMLSFFHIKSSVDEFPCAFASTMREFDALMALDDTELKAALEPYQRMDSVRRGPFRALQVVSVLVFTVQNLFKTPEIKGSTDKIDIQQKELRQLALTAAFIFMGRFVERCSEAGAVETCPLLPAVLFFVEWLVVVLDEAEMYGVDEKCRSAMSYFFGAFIDLLKQFNLNEDEAKYPEGTPLWEDYELRGFAPVVCVHASLDFSYHPEHIDNYDSGIDCRAQRIIKAAIKIADRSTGSQKWIVYDKSRRKFSKVYMAESNEYADGKELGGFESNNPDGKLKMPSLHIHEPLKECKKQMIAGENLSSNGHSVDAEEEEVILFRPLTRHNSAPLKISSTLKDPYPTKDMADQSVPSDECLRRATSLLIAQNQAKTDPLSFHADITNFRRNVPFKQQEPSVKEQPFLETPIIAGPPSLNAWVLDGGNLNSNKEKSTSKISKRGSSLSPIEEIASEYLDVLSINENEYSLGSHEISSTHSSSSTYTTPVPSAPLLPDDAVWFDGGTESSFSDCKSSAGISMTDNLCDANATYSQAGSYANWTATQALPDYSSSILNFMDKYPPWHRMTSSEWLRQYRESLNLGHHAWPNSLYPPSNRGNLYDYDASRLNHFNRWGHHAASNPPMQMNNLPSNPPFPGYQRPIPYGCGAVTDVRNEQQPLLQYLKEKETKLQHDPAARGPSYMDD from the exons ACTGCGAAGTGCGATCTGGTTATGAGAATCTCATATTGAGTGATCATGAGCAGTTGGAATTTCAAGACATTGAGTATTCTTTGTGGAAGCTACACTACAAGCATATTGACGAGTTTCGCAAAAGACTAAAAGGAAGTTCAGTGAATGCAGAAAGCAAAAATATGGTGGTGCTACGAAATGATATTCATGTAGAAGGGTTTAAACTCTTTCTATCAGAAGCAATTGAATTCTACCAGAATATGATTGGGAAGATAAGTAAACGTAAGAGGCTCCCAGAAGAGTCTGTGATAAATAGAAAGGGAGGCGGCGACCTTACTTTTGCAGAGCACAAAAAGATGCAGAAGTGCCAATTTTTGTGCCATCGCTTTTTGGTGTGTCTCGGGGATCTGGCTAGATACAGAGAACAATATGAAAAGCCTGATGTGCAAACCCGAAATTGGTCAGTTGCGGCCACTCACTACTTGGAAGCGGCAGCAACTTGGTCAGATAGTGGAAACCCCCACAATCAG TTGGCTGTATTGGCAACATATATTGGTGACGAGTTCCTCGCTTTGTACCACTGTATAAGAAGTTTAGCTGTTAAAGAACCTTTCCCTGATGCTCGGGGTAACCTTATCCTACTGTTTGAAAGG AGCAGGTCATCTCATGTATATTCTCCTTCAAGCGAGGCCCACTTTAATTTCTTAAACCCGTCTGAAAGAACCAGTGTTCAGACTACTTCACAGTCGAGCGATGATACAAAGTTATGGTCTCTTATTATTGGAATGTTAAGTTTCTTTCACATTAAATCAAG TGTGGATGAATTCCCCTGTGCTTTTGCGTCTACTATGAGAGAGTTCGATGCACTGATGGCACTAGATGATACAGAGCTAAAAGCTGCATTGGAGCCATATCAGCGTATGGATTCAGTTAGAAGAGGCCCTTTTCGAGCACTCCAAGTTGTTTCTGTACTAGTCTTTACCGTACAGAATCTATTCAAGACCCCGGAAATAAAAGGATCAACTGACAAAATCGATATCCAGCAGAAAGAGCTGAGACAATTGGCACTGACTGCAGCATTCATTTTCATGGGGCGGTTCGTTGAAAGATGTTCAGAGGCTGGTGCAGTAGAGACTTGCCCCCTTCTACCAGCTGTGCTTTTTTTTGTGGAGTGGCTAGTCGTCGTGCTTGATGAAGCAGAAATGTATGGGGTCGATGAAAAATGCAGAAGTGCGATGTCTTACTTTTTTGGTGCATTCATTGATCTTCTGAAGCAATTCAACCTCAACGAGGATGAGGCCAAGTATCCAGAAGGTACTCCTCTGTGGGAAGACTATGAGCTGAGGGGATTTGCACCGGTAGTTTGTGTTCATGCATCACTAGATTTCTCATATCATCCGGAACATATTGACAATTATGACAGCGGAATTGATTGTCGTGCTCAGAGAATCATCAAGGCTGCAATTAAAATTGCAGACAGATCAACAGGTTCTCAAAAGTGGATTGTCTATGACAAATCTCGAAGAAAATTTTCCAAAGTCTATATGGCAGAGTCAAATGAGTATGCAGACGGGAAAGAACTAGGAGGATTCGAGTCCAACAATCCTGATGGTAAACTGAAAATGCCTAGTCTTCATATCCACGAACCGCTGAAAGAATGCAAGAAACAGATGATTGCTGGGGAAAATCTGAGTTCTAACGGACATTCTGTTGATGCGGAAGAGGAAGAGGTTATTCTCTTCAGGCCTCTTACAAGACACAACTCAGCACCACTCAAGATTTCCTCTACTTTAAAGGATCCATACCCTACGAAAGATATGGCGGATCAAAGTGTACCTTCTGATGAGTGCTTGCGCCGTGCCACATCACTTCTTATAGCGCAAAACCAGGCCAAGACTGATCCCTTATCTTTTCATGCTGATATCACTAATTTTCGGCGCAACGTGCCATTTAAACAGCAGGAGCCTTCTGTGAAGGAACAGCCATTTTTGGAAACTCCAATCATAGCCGGGCCTCCCTCTCTTAATGCTTGGGTCCTGGACGGAGGAAATTTGAACAGTAATAAGGAGAAAAGCACAAGCAAAATAAGTAAACGTGGCTCGAGCTTGAGCCCCATTGAGGAAATAGCTTCGGAATATCTGGATGTTCTGTCCATCAATGAAAATGAATATTCTCTCGGTAGTCACGAAATTTCGAGCACTCATTCCTCTTCCTCTACTTATACAACTCCTGTGCCTTCTGCTCCTCTATTGCCAGATGATGCTGTTTGGTTTGATGGTGGAACCGAATCTAGTTTCAGCGACTGCAAAAGCTCCGCGGGGATCAGCATGACAGATAATCTCTGTGACGCTAACGCAACATATTCACAGGCAGGCAGCTATGCAAACTGGACTGCAACTCAAGCGCTACCTGATTATAGTTCCAGCATTCTAAATTTCATGGATAAGTACCCGCCTTGGCATCGAATGACTTCATCAGAATGGCTCCGTCAGTACAGAGAGAGTCTCAACCTTGGCCACCATGCATGGCCAAATTCTCTGTATCCGCCCAGTAACCGCGGAAACTTATACGATTATGATGCTTCCAGGTTAAATCATTTCAACCGATGGGGACATCACGCGGCGTCTAATCCGCCAATGCAGATGAACAACCTGCCATCGAATCCGCCTTTTCCTGGCTACCAAAGACCAATCCCCTACGGGTGTGGCGCTGTGACGGATGTAAGAAACGAGCAGCAGCCGCTTCTGCAGTACCTTAAGGAGAAAGAAACTAAACTGCAGCATGATCCTGCTGCCAGAGGTCCTAGTTATATGGACGATTGA